One Roseomonas gilardii subsp. gilardii genomic region harbors:
- a CDS encoding cystathionine gamma-synthase family protein: protein MAEDRSHRTMLGNHRLSPETLMLGYGYDPALSEGAVKPPVFLTSTFVFRSAEEGRDYFDVVAGRKPAPEGGAGLVYSRFNHPNSEIVEERLALYEGAEGGLLFASGMAAIATTILAHARPGQVILHSQPLYGGTETLLARTLAEYGILAEGFSHGTDAGAIRAAADRAMARGPVTMILAETPSNPLNTLVDLALLREEAERVGAAQGGKRPLLVCDNTLLGPVFQTPLAQGADISVYSLTKYVGGHSDLIAGAALGSRAVLQPVRLLRGAIGTQLDPHSCWMIGRSLETLSLRMRAAAANAEAVAEFLSGHPHVSRVHALGPDRGDEATRRVYAAQCSGPGSTFSIELRGGQAEAFRMLNALRVFKLAVSLGGTESLISHPASTTHSGVPAEVRARIGVTDGLVRLSIGIENPDDLIADLAQALAALDD from the coding sequence ATGGCTGAGGACCGCAGTCACAGGACCATGCTCGGCAACCACCGGCTGAGCCCCGAGACGCTGATGCTGGGTTATGGCTACGACCCGGCCCTGTCGGAAGGCGCGGTGAAGCCGCCGGTCTTCCTCACCTCCACCTTCGTCTTCCGCTCGGCGGAGGAAGGGCGCGACTATTTCGACGTGGTGGCCGGGCGCAAGCCGGCGCCGGAGGGCGGGGCGGGCCTGGTCTATTCCCGCTTCAACCACCCGAACAGCGAGATCGTGGAGGAGCGGCTGGCCCTCTACGAGGGGGCGGAGGGCGGGCTGCTCTTCGCCTCCGGCATGGCCGCGATCGCTACCACCATCCTGGCCCATGCGCGGCCGGGGCAGGTCATCCTGCACAGCCAGCCGCTCTACGGCGGCACGGAAACGCTGCTGGCCCGCACCCTGGCGGAATACGGCATCCTGGCCGAGGGCTTCTCCCACGGCACCGATGCCGGTGCCATCCGCGCCGCGGCGGACCGCGCCATGGCACGCGGCCCGGTGACGATGATCCTGGCCGAGACCCCCTCCAACCCGTTGAACACGCTGGTGGACCTCGCCCTGCTCCGGGAGGAGGCCGAGCGCGTTGGGGCTGCCCAGGGCGGGAAGCGCCCGCTGCTGGTCTGCGACAACACCCTGCTCGGCCCGGTCTTCCAGACGCCATTGGCCCAGGGGGCGGACATCTCCGTCTATTCGCTGACCAAGTATGTCGGCGGGCACAGCGACCTGATCGCCGGCGCGGCGCTGGGGTCGCGCGCGGTGCTGCAGCCGGTGCGGTTGTTGCGCGGCGCCATCGGCACGCAGCTCGACCCGCATTCCTGCTGGATGATCGGCCGCTCGCTGGAAACGCTGTCGCTGCGGATGCGGGCGGCGGCAGCCAATGCCGAGGCAGTGGCGGAGTTCCTGTCCGGCCATCCGCATGTGAGCCGGGTGCACGCGCTGGGGCCGGACCGGGGCGACGAGGCGACACGGCGGGTCTATGCGGCGCAGTGCAGCGGCCCCGGCTCGACCTTCAGCATCGAGCTGCGGGGTGGGCAGGCCGAGGCCTTCCGCATGCTGAACGCGCTGCGGGTCTTCAAGCTGGCAGTCAGCCTGGGCGGGACGGAATCGCTGATCAGCCACCCGGCCTCCACCACCCATTCCGGCGTGCCGGCGGAGGTGCGGGCACGGATCGGCGTCACCGACGGGCTGGTGCGGCTGAGCATCGGCATCGAGAACCCGGACGACCTGATCGCCGATCTCGCCCAGGCCCTGGCGGCGCTGGACGACTGA
- a CDS encoding ABC transporter substrate-binding protein, which yields MRHARDILSPCPPRRAVLRHGLALALSGLAAPLAAPTVLRAQEAPRARDLLGREIVLKQPARRIALGQGRHLAVLNLLHPDPASLVVGWAEDMRRGEKGEYQAYLQRFPALDSLPVLGFSTGVGVLEQLLTVKPDLLLLSRRNVASLGGDAAAASFFAPLEAAGVAVAVVDFFVRPLRDTEPSLEILGKLLGREEQAGAFLDFYRARMQAVQARLAGIGENRPRVMMHAHAGGLACCFSPGRGVYDDFIRFAGGHNIGADSIATETGQLSLEYVLTQDPQVYIATGGPYGGRGGVSLGAGVDPALARSSLAQVIESQHLSGLGAVKQGRAHALWHAFNDSPTHLMAIEAMARWFHPEATAGIDPAGTLAAMNQRFAAVPMQGTYWTDLGA from the coding sequence TTGCGCCATGCCCGAGACATCCTCTCCCCCTGCCCGCCCCGCCGGGCCGTGCTGCGCCACGGGCTGGCCCTGGCTCTTTCGGGCCTTGCGGCCCCGCTGGCGGCCCCCACCGTGCTGCGGGCGCAGGAAGCCCCCCGCGCGCGCGACCTGCTGGGCCGGGAGATCGTCCTGAAGCAGCCGGCCCGGCGGATCGCCCTGGGCCAGGGGCGGCACCTCGCCGTGCTGAACCTGCTGCACCCCGACCCGGCCAGCCTCGTCGTCGGCTGGGCGGAGGACATGCGGCGCGGCGAGAAGGGGGAATACCAGGCTTATCTGCAGCGCTTCCCCGCCCTGGACAGCCTGCCGGTGCTCGGCTTCTCCACCGGGGTCGGAGTGCTGGAGCAGTTGCTGACGGTGAAGCCGGACCTGCTGCTGCTGAGCCGCCGCAATGTCGCCAGCCTGGGCGGCGACGCGGCCGCCGCCAGCTTCTTCGCGCCGCTGGAGGCGGCGGGCGTCGCCGTGGCGGTGGTGGACTTCTTCGTCCGCCCGCTGCGCGACACGGAGCCGAGCCTGGAGATCCTGGGGAAGCTGCTGGGGCGGGAGGAGCAGGCCGGCGCCTTCCTGGACTTCTACCGCGCGCGCATGCAGGCGGTGCAGGCGCGCCTCGCCGGGATCGGGGAGAACCGCCCCCGCGTGATGATGCACGCCCATGCCGGGGGGCTCGCCTGCTGCTTCTCCCCGGGCCGGGGCGTCTATGACGACTTCATCCGCTTCGCCGGCGGGCACAATATCGGCGCGGACAGCATCGCCACCGAGACCGGCCAGCTCAGCCTGGAATACGTGCTGACGCAGGATCCGCAGGTCTATATCGCCACCGGCGGCCCCTATGGCGGGCGCGGCGGGGTCAGCCTGGGGGCCGGGGTCGATCCCGCTTTGGCCCGGTCGAGCCTGGCGCAGGTGATCGAGAGCCAGCACCTCTCCGGCCTCGGCGCCGTGAAGCAGGGCCGGGCCCATGCGCTCTGGCACGCCTTCAACGACTCGCCCACCCATCTCATGGCCATCGAGGCCATGGCGCGCTGGTTCCACCCGGAGGCCACGGCCGGGATCGACCCCGCCGGCACGCTGGCGGCAATGAACCAGCGATTCGCCGCCGTGCCGATGCAGGGAACCTACTGGACCGACCTGGGCGCCTAG
- a CDS encoding transporter substrate-binding domain-containing protein, with amino-acid sequence MDDQTNRANLVRRGFFGLSALGAAMGTGLGLLTPKAAHAQAAGRSRLQVVKDRGKLIVGTGSTNPPWHFEDSSGKLVGMDIDLARLLAKNLFDDYDKVEFVLQGSDARIPSLVTDKVDIVVQWMTVTGGRAQQVEFTIPYYREGVTLLMLARGGKYKTFDELKAAGGGVTIGGMQNVFLEDWVHKALPQAKVDAFESPDAAIQALNARRIDASMQDQSAARWLMQQAPGRFVDAGYGWMPNSYASAVKPGDQVWLNYVNTVYKEAMMGVDFDYFAASYKKWFGIELPTPKVGFPSEFS; translated from the coding sequence ATGGACGACCAGACCAACCGCGCCAATCTCGTCCGGCGCGGCTTCTTCGGGCTTTCGGCGCTCGGTGCCGCGATGGGGACGGGCCTCGGCCTGCTCACGCCCAAAGCGGCACATGCCCAGGCGGCGGGCAGGAGCCGGTTGCAGGTGGTGAAGGACCGCGGCAAGCTGATCGTCGGCACCGGCAGCACCAACCCGCCCTGGCATTTCGAGGATTCCAGCGGGAAGCTGGTGGGCATGGACATCGACCTCGCCCGGCTGCTGGCGAAGAACCTGTTCGACGACTACGACAAGGTGGAGTTTGTGCTGCAGGGCTCCGATGCCCGCATCCCGAGCCTGGTCACCGACAAGGTGGACATCGTGGTGCAGTGGATGACCGTCACCGGCGGCCGCGCGCAGCAGGTGGAGTTCACCATCCCCTATTACCGCGAGGGCGTGACGCTGCTGATGCTGGCGCGCGGCGGCAAGTACAAGACCTTCGACGAGCTGAAGGCCGCCGGCGGCGGCGTCACCATCGGTGGCATGCAGAACGTCTTCCTGGAGGATTGGGTCCACAAGGCCCTGCCGCAGGCGAAGGTCGATGCCTTCGAGAGCCCCGACGCCGCGATCCAGGCGCTGAACGCCCGCCGCATCGACGCCTCGATGCAGGACCAGTCCGCCGCGCGCTGGCTGATGCAGCAGGCGCCGGGCCGCTTCGTCGATGCCGGCTATGGCTGGATGCCCAACTCCTATGCCTCCGCCGTCAAGCCGGGCGACCAGGTGTGGCTGAACTACGTCAACACCGTGTACAAGGAGGCCATGATGGGCGTCGATTTCGACTACTTCGCCGCCTCCTACAAGAAGTGGTTCGGCATCGAACTGCCGACGCCCAAGGTCGGCTTCCCGTCCGAATTCTCCTGA
- a CDS encoding amidohydrolase family protein, giving the protein MGGLVISGGRVVDPASGMDAVGDVALVDGKVAAVGTGLGGAERVIDATGLVVAPGFIDLHAHGQSIPADRMQAFDGVTTTLDLEAGVMPVASWYRRQAEQGRILNYGAATNWAFARIGAMVGTNEESSLEAFGRAMRDRRWMDNIATEAEVKGILERLAQGLDEGGIGIGILNAYAPGAGVQELIEVCRLAAARNVPTFTHVAYMARIDPQSAAEAYIRLIGYAAATGAHMHICHFNSSSKTDIARCTELVRNAQRKGLNITVEAYPYGTGSTVLAAAFFSDPHFESRNGLGYDSVQRVTDGHRFRDREELLAAQAEDPSQLVLWHVLDTEHNERHRELLDMAVLYPDGAIASDAMPWSMPDGSTYTGDAWPLPEEATSHPRSAGCFTRFIRHWVRERQAVPLIEGIRKCSLIPAQILEASTPAMAGKGRLTLGADADVVVFDYDTLSDKAEFTAMNRPAEGVRHLIVSGEPVIADGVMDVAARPGRPVRRPAIAR; this is encoded by the coding sequence ATGGGCGGCTTGGTGATCAGCGGCGGCCGGGTGGTGGACCCGGCGAGCGGGATGGACGCCGTGGGCGACGTCGCCCTGGTGGATGGCAAGGTCGCCGCTGTCGGCACCGGGCTGGGCGGCGCCGAGCGTGTGATCGACGCCACCGGGCTCGTGGTCGCGCCGGGCTTCATCGACCTGCACGCGCATGGCCAGTCGATCCCCGCCGACCGCATGCAGGCCTTCGACGGCGTGACCACGACGCTCGACCTGGAGGCCGGCGTGATGCCCGTCGCCTCCTGGTACCGGCGGCAGGCGGAACAGGGCCGCATCCTGAACTACGGTGCCGCCACCAACTGGGCCTTCGCCCGCATCGGCGCCATGGTCGGCACCAACGAGGAATCCTCGCTGGAGGCCTTCGGCCGCGCCATGCGCGACCGCCGCTGGATGGACAACATCGCGACCGAGGCCGAGGTGAAGGGCATCCTGGAGCGCCTGGCCCAGGGGCTCGACGAGGGCGGCATCGGCATCGGCATCCTCAACGCCTATGCGCCCGGCGCCGGCGTGCAGGAGCTGATCGAGGTCTGCCGTCTCGCCGCCGCCAGGAACGTGCCGACCTTCACGCATGTCGCCTACATGGCGCGCATCGATCCGCAGAGCGCGGCCGAGGCTTATATCCGCCTGATCGGCTATGCCGCGGCGACCGGCGCGCACATGCACATCTGCCACTTCAACAGTTCCAGCAAGACGGACATCGCCCGCTGCACCGAGCTGGTGCGCAACGCGCAGCGCAAGGGGCTGAACATCACCGTCGAAGCCTATCCCTACGGCACCGGTTCGACCGTGCTGGCGGCCGCCTTCTTCAGCGATCCGCATTTCGAGTCCCGCAATGGCCTCGGCTATGATTCCGTGCAGCGCGTGACGGACGGCCACCGCTTCCGCGACCGTGAGGAGCTGCTGGCGGCGCAGGCGGAGGACCCCTCGCAGCTCGTGCTCTGGCACGTGCTGGACACGGAGCACAACGAACGCCACCGCGAGCTGCTCGACATGGCCGTGCTCTATCCGGACGGCGCCATCGCCTCGGACGCGATGCCCTGGAGCATGCCGGATGGCAGCACCTATACGGGCGATGCTTGGCCCTTGCCGGAGGAAGCCACCTCCCACCCGCGCTCCGCCGGCTGCTTCACCCGCTTCATCCGCCACTGGGTGCGGGAGCGCCAGGCGGTGCCGCTGATCGAGGGCATCCGCAAGTGCTCGCTGATCCCGGCGCAGATCCTAGAGGCCAGCACGCCCGCCATGGCCGGCAAGGGGCGCCTGACCCTGGGCGCCGATGCCGATGTGGTGGTCTTCGACTACGACACGCTCAGCGACAAGGCGGAGTTCACCGCGATGAACCGTCCTGCGGAAGGCGTGCGGCACCTGATCGTCAGCGGCGAGCCGGTGATCGCCGATGGCGTGATGGACGTGGCGGCGCGGCCCGGCCGGCCGGTGCGCCGCCCCGCCATCGCCCGCTGA
- a CDS encoding amino acid ABC transporter permease: MIDYHFDWSVIWRNWDRFAASLGLGLGLALASLAIGTAIGLFCAMGRVYGPRWISWPVWAYVEIIRNTPLLLLVFFIYFGLPELGIYWLDKIQSFILTLSIYAGAYMCEVFRAGLGTVPRQYMEAAKAIGMRPWQRQRHVILPVTFRITLPAISNNLISLFKDTSLAAAIAVPELTFTARQINANTFRVMESWLTASALYLVTAYAIALLLRQVERRYAVIR, translated from the coding sequence ATGATCGACTACCATTTCGACTGGTCCGTCATCTGGCGGAACTGGGACCGTTTCGCGGCCTCGCTCGGCCTGGGCCTCGGGCTGGCGCTCGCCTCGCTCGCCATCGGCACGGCGATCGGCCTCTTCTGCGCCATGGGGCGCGTCTATGGGCCACGCTGGATCAGTTGGCCGGTCTGGGCCTATGTGGAGATCATCCGCAACACGCCGCTGCTGCTGCTGGTCTTCTTCATCTATTTCGGCCTGCCGGAGCTGGGTATCTACTGGCTGGACAAGATCCAGTCCTTCATCCTCACCCTCTCCATCTATGCCGGCGCCTATATGTGCGAGGTCTTCCGCGCCGGCCTCGGCACGGTGCCACGGCAGTACATGGAGGCCGCCAAGGCCATCGGCATGCGGCCCTGGCAGCGGCAGCGCCACGTCATCCTGCCCGTGACCTTCCGTATCACCCTGCCGGCGATCAGCAACAACCTGATCTCGCTGTTCAAGGACACCTCGCTCGCCGCCGCCATCGCGGTGCCGGAACTGACCTTCACGGCGCGGCAGATCAACGCCAACACCTTCCGCGTGATGGAATCCTGGCTCACCGCCAGCGCGCTCTATCTCGTCACCGCCTATGCGATCGCCTTGCTGCTGCGGCAGGTCGAGCGCCGCTACGCCGTGATCCGCTGA
- a CDS encoding amino acid ABC transporter permease: protein MDLDLFLEQAWLARFSLLSGLQVTIGTSLLSILLATLAGLAMGAVLAYAWAPFRWLARAYVDFMRGIPVLVLILFTFYGLALFKVNVAPFTAGVIALSAFATAHVAENLRGALQSVPAGQMEAAKAIGLTFPKRLWYVIIPQAVRRALPPWVNICLEIVKGSTLLSVIGVVELLLATQQAISRNYMIIQFYLLAAILYLIVNFAIAQLGALLERRFSYIRS from the coding sequence ATGGATCTCGACCTCTTTCTCGAACAGGCCTGGCTCGCCCGCTTCTCGCTGCTCTCCGGCCTCCAGGTCACCATCGGCACCTCGCTGCTCAGCATCCTTCTCGCCACCCTGGCCGGGCTGGCGATGGGGGCCGTGCTTGCCTATGCCTGGGCCCCCTTCCGCTGGCTGGCGCGCGCCTATGTGGATTTCATGCGCGGCATTCCGGTGCTCGTGCTGATCCTCTTCACCTTCTACGGCCTGGCGCTGTTCAAGGTGAACGTCGCCCCCTTCACCGCCGGGGTGATCGCGCTCTCCGCCTTCGCCACGGCGCATGTGGCGGAGAACCTGCGCGGCGCGCTGCAATCCGTGCCCGCCGGGCAGATGGAGGCGGCCAAGGCCATCGGCCTGACCTTCCCGAAACGCCTCTGGTACGTGATCATCCCCCAGGCGGTGCGCCGCGCGCTGCCGCCCTGGGTGAACATCTGCCTGGAGATCGTGAAGGGCTCCACGCTGCTTTCGGTGATCGGCGTGGTCGAGCTGCTGCTGGCGACGCAGCAGGCGATCTCGCGCAACTACATGATCATCCAGTTCTACCTGCTCGCGGCGATCCTCTACCTGATCGTCAACTTCGCCATCGCCCAGCTTGGCGCGCTGCTGGAGCGGCGCTTCTCCTATATCCGCAGTTGA
- a CDS encoding amidohydrolase family protein, with product MTHDLLLRNVRPMGGGATDVLVRDGRVAAWGAGPDALLEAPGVPVEDGAGALLIPGFVEAHTHLDKSLWGMGWRRHQAGPRLIDKIETERRLKKEWDIDPARQSARQVVQSLRMGTTHIRTHVDVDDAVGLAGMEGVLATRAAYAGVMEIETVAFPQSGVMARPGVAELLEEAMRMGADVVGGLDPCAIDRDPKGQLDLVFALAERFGKPVDIHLHEPGQLGAFSLELIIERTRSLGMAGQVTVSHAFCLGDPDPALVNPLLERIAELDIAIATTAPASRPVPAAAALRRMGIRLCAGSDGIRDTWGPYGNADMLERAMLIGLRNNFRRDEEVEMALDICTRGGAGVMRLAGYGIEPGCQADLVLVDGESLTEAVAARPPRRLVVKRGRVVARNGASLVEAP from the coding sequence ATGACGCATGACCTGCTGCTCCGGAACGTCCGGCCCATGGGGGGCGGGGCCACCGACGTGCTGGTCCGTGACGGGCGCGTGGCCGCCTGGGGCGCCGGCCCGGATGCCCTCCTGGAGGCGCCCGGCGTGCCGGTGGAGGATGGTGCCGGGGCCCTGCTGATCCCGGGCTTCGTCGAGGCGCACACGCATCTCGACAAGTCGCTCTGGGGCATGGGCTGGCGCCGGCACCAGGCCGGCCCGCGGCTGATCGACAAGATCGAGACCGAGCGCCGGCTGAAGAAGGAATGGGACATCGACCCGGCCCGCCAGTCGGCGCGGCAGGTGGTGCAGTCGCTGCGCATGGGCACGACGCATATCCGCACGCATGTGGATGTGGACGATGCGGTGGGCCTCGCTGGCATGGAGGGCGTGCTCGCCACCAGAGCCGCCTATGCCGGGGTGATGGAGATCGAGACCGTCGCCTTCCCGCAATCCGGGGTGATGGCCCGCCCGGGCGTGGCGGAATTGCTGGAAGAAGCGATGCGCATGGGTGCGGATGTGGTGGGCGGGCTCGACCCCTGCGCCATCGACCGCGACCCCAAGGGGCAGCTCGATCTGGTCTTCGCCCTGGCGGAGCGCTTCGGCAAGCCGGTGGACATCCACCTGCACGAGCCCGGGCAGCTCGGCGCCTTCAGCCTGGAGCTGATCATCGAGCGCACCCGGTCGCTGGGCATGGCCGGGCAGGTGACGGTGAGCCATGCCTTCTGCCTGGGCGACCCGGACCCGGCGCTGGTGAACCCGCTGCTGGAGCGGATCGCGGAGCTGGACATCGCCATCGCCACCACCGCGCCCGCCAGCCGCCCCGTGCCCGCCGCCGCCGCGCTGCGCCGCATGGGCATCCGGCTCTGCGCCGGCTCCGACGGCATCCGCGACACCTGGGGCCCCTACGGCAATGCCGACATGCTGGAGCGGGCGATGCTGATCGGACTGCGCAACAACTTCCGCCGCGACGAGGAGGTGGAGATGGCGCTGGACATCTGCACCCGGGGCGGTGCCGGAGTGATGCGGCTCGCGGGCTATGGGATCGAGCCCGGCTGTCAGGCGGATCTCGTGCTCGTGGACGGGGAATCGCTCACCGAGGCCGTGGCCGCCCGTCCACCGCGCCGCCTCGTGGTCAAGCGGGGCCGGGTGGTGGCGCGCAACGGCGCCTCCCTGGTCGAGGCGCCCTGA
- a CDS encoding LLM class flavin-dependent oxidoreductase, which translates to MSGHRRDMKLGLNIVANGAHSAGWRMPDAQETAAMDFALWKRLAQAAERARFHFMFWADGIAVRHSARSDDELSYLARIDVFEPLTLIGALAAVTERLGFVASASTTYNEPYHIARKFASLDHISGGRVGWNVVTSWSEQEAHNFGSDRLLAHENRYRRAEEFVDVVFGLWDSWEDDAFIRDKVSGRYFDPAKLHNLRHEGEHFRVAGPLNVARPVQGYPVIAQAGSSGPGQVLGSRIADIIYTAQKSREDAVAFYSSVKSHAAGTGRDQESMLVMPGIMPILGRTRAEAEGRFAQLQDLIHECLGLPMLASSFGDLSGLPLDGPLPAPLENSNAVKSGHEKLVRMARQEGMTIRKLYQIVAGASGHNLVVGTAADVADLMEDWFTARGCDGFNIMASHLPAPAYEAFEWLVPELQRRGLFQTEYGGDGTFRGSLGLARPAHGSHRRRA; encoded by the coding sequence ATGAGTGGCCATCGTCGCGACATGAAGCTCGGCTTGAACATCGTGGCCAACGGCGCGCACTCCGCGGGGTGGCGGATGCCCGATGCGCAGGAAACGGCGGCCATGGACTTCGCGCTCTGGAAGCGCCTGGCCCAGGCGGCGGAGCGGGCGCGCTTCCACTTCATGTTCTGGGCCGACGGCATCGCGGTCCGCCATTCCGCCAGGAGCGATGACGAGCTGAGCTACCTCGCCCGCATCGATGTCTTCGAGCCGCTGACGCTGATCGGCGCCCTGGCGGCGGTGACGGAGCGGCTGGGCTTCGTGGCCAGCGCCTCGACCACCTATAACGAGCCCTATCACATCGCGCGCAAGTTCGCCTCGCTCGACCATATCAGCGGCGGCCGCGTGGGCTGGAACGTCGTGACCTCCTGGAGCGAGCAGGAGGCGCACAACTTCGGCAGTGACCGGTTGCTGGCGCACGAGAACCGCTACCGCCGCGCCGAGGAATTCGTCGATGTCGTCTTTGGCCTCTGGGACAGCTGGGAGGACGATGCCTTCATCCGTGACAAGGTCTCGGGCCGCTACTTCGACCCGGCGAAGCTGCACAACCTGCGCCATGAGGGCGAGCATTTCCGCGTGGCCGGGCCTCTGAACGTCGCGCGGCCGGTCCAGGGCTATCCGGTGATCGCGCAGGCGGGCTCCTCCGGGCCCGGGCAGGTGCTGGGCTCGCGCATCGCCGACATCATCTACACGGCGCAGAAGTCGCGCGAGGATGCCGTCGCCTTCTACAGCAGCGTCAAGTCGCATGCCGCGGGCACGGGCCGCGATCAGGAGAGCATGCTGGTGATGCCGGGCATCATGCCGATCCTGGGCCGCACGCGTGCCGAGGCCGAGGGCAGGTTCGCGCAGCTCCAGGACCTGATCCACGAATGCCTGGGCCTGCCGATGCTGGCCTCCTCCTTCGGCGACCTGTCGGGCCTGCCACTGGACGGGCCGCTGCCCGCGCCGCTGGAGAACAGCAACGCGGTCAAGAGCGGGCACGAGAAGCTGGTGCGGATGGCCCGGCAGGAAGGCATGACGATCCGCAAGCTCTACCAGATCGTCGCCGGTGCTTCCGGCCATAACCTCGTGGTGGGCACCGCCGCCGACGTGGCCGACCTGATGGAGGACTGGTTCACCGCGCGCGGCTGCGACGGGTTCAACATCATGGCCTCCCACCTTCCGGCGCCGGCCTACGAGGCCTTCGAATGGCTGGTGCCGGAACTGCAGCGGCGCGGCCTGTTCCAGACCGAGTATGGCGGCGACGGCACCTTCCGCGGCAGCCTCGGCCTGGCGCGGCCGGCACACGGCTCGCACCGCAGGCGCGCCTGA
- a CDS encoding flavin reductase family protein: MSDITRAGATESTTGSLGFDFAALSPRERYKILIGSVVPRPIALVTTVGADGRANAAPFSFFNCLSADPAIVALGIEFRADGRPKDTGRNIRDTGCFTVNIVSDALVEAMNVCATPFDPGVDELAEAGLEIRPGHAVACPWIARAPAALECRLHSFLEIGNSREIVLGEVLHAHLRADAVDERLHIDPSVIDAVGRMGGHGYAGTRQRFDLPTMSARDHAAGQVPARRQG; encoded by the coding sequence ATGAGCGACATCACCCGCGCCGGCGCCACGGAAAGCACCACAGGGAGCCTGGGCTTCGACTTCGCCGCCCTGTCCCCGCGCGAGCGCTACAAGATCCTGATCGGCAGCGTCGTGCCGCGCCCCATCGCGCTGGTGACGACGGTCGGGGCGGATGGGCGCGCGAACGCGGCGCCTTTCTCCTTCTTCAACTGCCTCTCCGCCGATCCCGCCATCGTGGCCCTGGGCATCGAGTTCCGCGCCGATGGCAGGCCGAAGGACACCGGCCGCAACATCCGCGACACGGGCTGCTTCACCGTCAACATCGTCTCCGACGCGCTGGTGGAGGCGATGAATGTCTGCGCCACCCCCTTCGATCCGGGCGTGGACGAGCTGGCCGAGGCCGGGCTGGAGATCCGCCCCGGCCATGCCGTCGCCTGCCCCTGGATCGCCCGGGCCCCCGCCGCGCTGGAATGCCGCCTGCATTCCTTCCTGGAGATCGGCAACTCCCGCGAGATCGTGCTGGGCGAGGTTCTCCACGCGCATCTGCGTGCCGATGCGGTGGATGAGCGGCTGCACATCGACCCGTCGGTCATCGATGCCGTGGGCCGCATGGGCGGGCACGGCTATGCCGGCACCCGCCAGCGCTTCGACCTGCCCACCATGAGCGCCCGCGACCATGCCGCCGGACAGGTGCCGGCACGGCGCCAGGGCTGA
- a CDS encoding amino acid ABC transporter ATP-binding protein: protein MSQSDGAQPLLRARDVHKSFGPVEVLKGIDLEVRQGQVVSLIGASGSGKTTFLRCVNLLEEHDGGEILLDGDPIGYRVENGRRRRLSEVQVSAQRARIGMVFQSFNLFPHLTAEENVMLGLVRVLGKRKPEARDIAGHWLDRVGLGPRRGHYPYQLSGGQQQRVAIARAVAMQPRLLLFDEVTSALDPELVAEVLGVMQNLAESGMTMLLVSHEMLFVRDVSHHVVFMDGGRVAQAGPPKEIFGNPSSDRLRSFLGRFHGIFGTMG from the coding sequence ATGAGCCAGAGTGACGGCGCCCAGCCCCTTCTCCGTGCGCGCGACGTGCACAAGAGCTTCGGCCCGGTGGAAGTGCTGAAGGGCATCGATCTCGAAGTGCGCCAGGGCCAGGTGGTCTCGCTGATCGGCGCCTCCGGTTCCGGCAAGACCACCTTCCTGCGCTGCGTGAACCTGCTGGAGGAACATGACGGCGGCGAGATCCTGCTTGATGGCGACCCGATCGGCTACCGCGTCGAGAACGGGCGGCGCCGGCGGCTGAGCGAAGTTCAGGTGTCCGCCCAGCGCGCCCGCATCGGCATGGTGTTCCAGAGCTTCAACCTCTTCCCGCATCTGACGGCGGAGGAGAACGTGATGCTCGGCCTCGTCCGCGTCCTCGGCAAGCGGAAGCCGGAGGCGCGCGACATCGCGGGACACTGGCTGGACCGCGTGGGCCTGGGGCCGCGGCGCGGGCATTATCCCTACCAGCTTTCCGGCGGGCAGCAGCAGCGCGTGGCCATCGCGCGCGCCGTGGCCATGCAGCCGCGCCTGCTGCTCTTCGACGAGGTGACCTCCGCCCTCGACCCGGAGCTGGTGGCCGAGGTGCTGGGCGTGATGCAGAACCTCGCCGAGAGCGGCATGACCATGCTCCTGGTCAGCCACGAGATGCTCTTCGTGCGCGACGTGTCGCACCATGTCGTCTTCATGGATGGCGGCCGCGTCGCCCAGGCCGGGCCGCCGAAGGAGATCTTCGGCAACCCTTCCAGCGACAGGCTGCGCAGCTTCCTCGGGCGCTTCCACGGCATCTTCGGGACCATGGGCTGA